The Vibrio ishigakensis genome has a window encoding:
- a CDS encoding TadE/TadG family type IV pilus assembly protein, which yields MGVIKTAQPLARKQGGLVVVLFTLSLLVLMGFAALAIDINHMILNKSRVQNSVDSAALSASIALEKGVTVEKAAEAAVDTIKAMAKSAGNDELDLDVIGLSSNSVATKEYKYQSNDGTLVTVQFSNNPITFPAVNALSTAEDIYTRVSVDGHGLQSFLIQVFGINKSVKASAVSGRSSGVQNSSNLAPIGVCEQGSTNYGYDIGTEYQLAGKTSGNSGGNSSCKNKNKCDEEPNSGDIGSGNYNYLRLDGYGNGADGLGDALGGKAPGEFADGETGVYFIDGTVDTKPGVNNGPVTGFNSRWNQEDGFPAPDTDTTATNYSEYNGNGRRTFVVPVVDCSGNTNGAKPVTIMGFACFFLTQEYDKKDKIIYGEFYSQGCTVPNGGGGLNPTATGPYKIQLYRDLATGAS from the coding sequence ATGGGAGTTATCAAGACAGCACAACCTCTTGCAAGGAAGCAAGGGGGTCTTGTAGTCGTTCTGTTTACATTAAGTTTGCTTGTACTGATGGGCTTTGCTGCTTTAGCCATCGATATAAACCACATGATACTTAATAAGTCTCGTGTCCAGAATAGCGTCGATTCCGCAGCACTTTCAGCGTCTATAGCGCTAGAAAAAGGCGTTACAGTTGAAAAAGCTGCTGAAGCGGCCGTAGATACAATAAAGGCAATGGCTAAATCTGCCGGCAATGATGAGTTAGACCTTGACGTGATTGGACTGTCATCCAACTCAGTAGCCACCAAAGAATACAAATATCAATCAAATGATGGCACTTTGGTTACGGTTCAATTTAGCAACAACCCTATCACTTTCCCCGCTGTTAACGCTCTTAGCACCGCAGAAGATATCTATACGCGAGTATCTGTAGACGGGCACGGCTTGCAAAGCTTTTTAATCCAGGTTTTTGGCATCAATAAGTCTGTGAAAGCGAGTGCTGTTTCTGGGCGTAGTTCTGGCGTACAAAACAGCTCGAACCTTGCTCCTATTGGAGTATGCGAGCAAGGATCAACAAACTACGGATATGACATAGGGACTGAGTATCAATTAGCAGGTAAGACTTCAGGAAATAGTGGCGGAAATAGTAGCTGTAAAAACAAAAACAAGTGTGATGAAGAACCTAACTCAGGAGACATAGGTTCAGGCAATTACAACTATCTTAGATTGGATGGATATGGTAACGGAGCTGACGGACTTGGTGATGCACTTGGTGGCAAGGCTCCAGGAGAGTTTGCGGACGGTGAAACTGGCGTTTACTTCATCGACGGAACAGTAGATACAAAACCTGGTGTTAACAACGGTCCAGTTACTGGTTTCAATTCTCGCTGGAATCAAGAGGATGGATTCCCAGCACCTGACACAGATACTACTGCGACTAACTATTCCGAATATAACGGCAATGGGCGTCGTACTTTTGTAGTTCCCGTGGTTGACTGCTCAGGTAACACTAATGGTGCCAAGCCGGTGACTATTATGGGCTTTGCGTGCTTTTTCTTAACCCAAGAATACGACAAAAAGGACAAGATCATATACGGAGAGTTTTATAGTCAAGGATGTACTGTACCTAACGGCGGTGGCGGTCTGAACCCTACCGCTACTGGCCCTTACAAGATCCAACTATATCGTGATCTTGCTACAGGGGCTTCCTAA
- a CDS encoding TadE/TadG family type IV pilus assembly protein: MILLQGLPNMDGFKSKQKGIAAVEMLFVLPVLLILLVGIVEISRIFIQYTTLNKAVQAGARYALVDIYGSQPTGSLAPDSQIKNVVVYGIRTTGTEAQKILKGFSSSDVLIDSSDAEHVIVSAVYSYTPIFSKIPFTNTSLSMDLTASATMRRTGS, encoded by the coding sequence GTGATCTTGCTACAGGGGCTTCCTAACATGGACGGTTTTAAATCAAAGCAAAAAGGGATAGCCGCTGTTGAGATGCTATTCGTTCTTCCAGTTCTTCTTATTTTATTGGTTGGCATAGTAGAAATAAGTAGGATATTCATCCAATACACCACCCTGAATAAAGCGGTGCAAGCTGGCGCTCGATACGCGCTAGTCGATATTTATGGTTCTCAGCCTACGGGTTCATTAGCACCCGACTCGCAGATAAAGAACGTCGTAGTCTACGGCATCCGTACTACCGGAACTGAAGCGCAAAAGATCTTAAAGGGGTTTTCGTCATCTGATGTTTTAATTGACTCTTCCGATGCTGAGCACGTTATTGTTTCCGCGGTCTATTCATACACGCCTATCTTCTCCAAGATACCATTTACTAATACTTCTCTATCTATGGACTTAACAGCATCCGCGACGATGCGCAGGACAGGCTCATGA
- a CDS encoding TadE/TadG family type IV pilus assembly protein — MSSKKTNKQRGLAVIEFTIVSSVLLLLLFGIIEIGRFLFSLQMLNDITRKAARLATVCFIVDDSTLNTKDFGSTFNSPIDLSTLTLDIDYLNESGSAVSNPTTESGFGSVRYVRARIAGFSYSFSTLAGLFGTLTNIDAFETTLPSESLGVYRPYRADNGEYLNTPSNVDCQA; from the coding sequence ATGAGTTCGAAAAAAACTAACAAACAACGTGGTCTAGCGGTAATAGAATTCACCATAGTAAGTTCGGTACTTTTATTATTACTATTTGGAATTATCGAGATTGGCCGTTTTTTATTTTCACTTCAAATGCTGAACGACATAACTCGAAAAGCAGCTCGATTAGCCACAGTTTGTTTTATAGTCGACGATTCAACGCTAAACACTAAAGACTTCGGTTCAACCTTCAACTCTCCTATCGACCTAAGCACTCTTACGTTGGATATTGATTATCTGAACGAGTCTGGCTCAGCCGTATCGAATCCTACTACAGAGTCTGGCTTCGGCAGTGTTAGGTATGTGAGAGCTCGAATTGCAGGCTTCAGCTATTCCTTTTCGACACTTGCGGGCTTATTTGGCACATTAACTAACATTGATGCTTTTGAGACCACACTCCCTTCTGAGAGTTTGGGAGTCTACAGGCCTTATCGGGCTGACAACGGGGAGTACCTAAATACTCCTAGCAATGTCGACTGTCAGGCATAG